A section of the Paramisgurnus dabryanus chromosome 4, PD_genome_1.1, whole genome shotgun sequence genome encodes:
- the appa gene encoding amyloid beta (A4) precursor protein a isoform X2 gives MGCTARFILLMFAASTLAVEVPSDTGTGLLAEPQVAMYCGKLNMHINVQSGKWEPDPSGAKSCIGTKEGILQYCQEVYPELQITNVVEANQPVSISDWCKKGRKQCRSHVHIVVPYRCLVGEFVSDALLVPDKCKFLHQERMDMCESHLHWHTVAKESCGDRSMNLHDYGMLLPCGIDRFRGVEFVCCPAETEKESDSAAVGEDDSDVWWGGPEADYTENSVTADTEPAAVEDDEDADEEQEVLDNDQDGDENEDEDDEVAVDERSDNRQSTSVAMTTTTTTTTTESVEEVVRVPTPSSSPPDAVDRYLETPADENEHSHFLKAKESLEGRHRERMSQVMREWEEAERQAKSLPRNDKKAVIQRFQEKVEALEQEAASERQQLVETHMARVEALLNDRRRLALESYLAALQADPPRPWHVFSLLKKYVRTEQKDRQHTLKHFEHVRMVDPKKAAQIRPQVLTHLRVIEERMNQSLGLLYKVPGVADEIQDQVEVLQREQKEMFAQLANLQSDVRMSYGNDALMPDSTAGLDLLPAENSQGFGFIHPESFNQPNTQNEVEPVDARPVPDRGFPTRAVSGLKSEDVPELRMEAQERHSEVYHQKLVFFAEDVSSNKGAIIGLMVGGVVIATIIVITLMMLRKKQYTSIHHGIIEVDAAVTPEERHLSKMQQNGYENPTYKFFEQIQN, from the exons GTGCCATCAGACACAGGTACAGGACTGCTGGCAGAACCTCAGGTGGCAATGTACTGCGGAAAACTCAACATGCACATCAATGTTCAATCCGGAAAATGGGAACCTGATCCATCCGGAGCCAAGAGCTGCATTGGAACAAAAGAGGGAATTCTACAATACTGCCAAGag GTGTATCCTGAGCTTCAGATCACTAATGTTGTGGAGGCGAATCAGCCGGTGAGCATCAGTGATTGGTGCAAGAAAGGTCGCAAACAGTGTCGCAGTCACGTGCACATCGTAGTGCCATACCGCTGTCTGG tCGGAGAGTTTGTGAGCGATGCTCTGCTGGTTCCTGATAAGTGTAAGTTTTTACATCAGGAGCGTATGGACATGTGTGAGAGTCACCTGCACTGGCACACCGTCGCCAAAGAG tcTTGCGGTGACCGTAGCATGAATCTCCATGACTACGGGATGCTGTTGCCATGCGGTATCGACCGTTTCCGTGGCGTCGAGTTCGTTTGCTGCCCTGCGGAGACAGAGAAGGAGTCGGACAGCGCTGCTGTTGGCGAAGATGACTCAGATGTGTGGTGGGGCGGTCCTGAGGCAGACTACACTGAGAACAG CGTGACCGCAGACACTGAGCCCGCTGCAGTTGAAGATGATGAAGATGCTGATGAAGAACAAGAGGTTCTGGACAATGACCAGGATGGAGACGAAAATGAAGACGAGGACGATGAGGTCGCAGTCGACGAACGCAGCGACAACCGGCAGAGCACCAGTGTTGCCATGACGACCACCACAACCACCACCACCACAGAGTCAGTAGAGGAGGTGGTCAGag TGCCCACACCTTCATCCAGTCCTCCAGACGCTGTGGATCGATACCTGGAGACCCCTGCAGATGAAAATGAGCACTCACATTTCCTTAAAGCCAAGGAGAGTTTGGAGGGCAGACATCGTGAACGTATGTCTCAG GTGATGAGGGAATGGGAAGAAGCTGAGAGACAAGCCAAGAGTCTGCCACGTAATGACAAGAAGGCTGTGATCCAG CGCTTTCAGGAGAAGGTTGAGGCGTTGGAGCAGGAGGCGGCCAGCGAGCGACAGCAGTTAGTAGAGACGCACATGGCTCGTGTTGAGGCTTTACTCAATGACAGACGTCGTCTGGCTCTGGAGAGTTATCTCGCCGCCCTACAGGCAGATCCACCCAGA CCGTGGCACGTCTTCAGTCTGTTGAAGAAATACGTGCGTACCGAGCAGAAGGACAGACAGCATACGCTTAAACACTTTGAACACGTTCGCATGGTCGACCCCAAGAAAGCGGCTCAGATTCGTCCACAG GTGTTGACCCATCTGCGTGTCATTGAAGAGAGAATGAATCAGTCCCTCGGGCTGCTGTATAAGGTACCGGGAGTCGCTGATGAAATTCAAGACCAAGTTG AGGTCCTGCAGCGAGAACAGAAGGAGATGTTTGCTCAGCTGGCCAATCTGCAGAGCGATGTGAGGATGAGTTACGGTAATGATGCCCTGATGCCCGACAGCACCGCCGGTCTGGACCTGCTGCCTGCCGAGAACTCGCAAGGGTTCGGCTTCATTCATCCAGAGAGCTTCAATCAACCTAACACACAGAACGAGG TTGAACCTGTAGATGCTCGTCCTGTTCCTGACAGAGGCTTTCCGACCCGAGCAG TGTCTGGACTGAAGTCTGAAGACGTTCCTGAACTACGGATGGAAGCACAGGAGAGACACAGTGAAGTTTACCATCAGAAACTG GTCTTCTTTGCAGAAGATGTGAGCTCTAATAAAGGAGCTATTATTGGCCTGATGGTCGGAGGAGTTGTCATAGCAACCATCATCGTCATCACTCTGATGATGTTGAGGAAGAAACAGTACACATCCATCCATCACGGTATCATCGAG GTGGATGCTGCTGTGACTCCAGAGGAACGTCACCTGTCAAAGATGCAGCAGAACGGATACGAGAACCCCACCTACAAGTTCTTTGAGCAGATACAGAACTGA
- the appa gene encoding amyloid beta (A4) precursor protein a isoform X1 yields the protein MGCTARFILLMFAASTLAVEVPSDTGTGLLAEPQVAMYCGKLNMHINVQSGKWEPDPSGAKSCIGTKEGILQYCQEVYPELQITNVVEANQPVSISDWCKKGRKQCRSHVHIVVPYRCLVGEFVSDALLVPDKCKFLHQERMDMCESHLHWHTVAKESCGDRSMNLHDYGMLLPCGIDRFRGVEFVCCPAETEKESDSAAVGEDDSDVWWGGPEADYTENSVTADTEPAAVEDDEDADEEQEVLDNDQDGDENEDEDDEVAVDERSDNRQSTSVAMTTTTTTTTTESVEEVVREVCFASAETGPCRAMLPRWYFVREEGRCAPFIYGGCGGNRNNFESEKYCVSVCGGLLPTPSSSPPDAVDRYLETPADENEHSHFLKAKESLEGRHRERMSQVMREWEEAERQAKSLPRNDKKAVIQRFQEKVEALEQEAASERQQLVETHMARVEALLNDRRRLALESYLAALQADPPRPWHVFSLLKKYVRTEQKDRQHTLKHFEHVRMVDPKKAAQIRPQVLTHLRVIEERMNQSLGLLYKVPGVADEIQDQVEVLQREQKEMFAQLANLQSDVRMSYGNDALMPDSTAGLDLLPAENSQGFGFIHPESFNQPNTQNEVEPVDARPVPDRGFPTRAVSGLKSEDVPELRMEAQERHSEVYHQKLVFFAEDVSSNKGAIIGLMVGGVVIATIIVITLMMLRKKQYTSIHHGIIEVDAAVTPEERHLSKMQQNGYENPTYKFFEQIQN from the exons GTGCCATCAGACACAGGTACAGGACTGCTGGCAGAACCTCAGGTGGCAATGTACTGCGGAAAACTCAACATGCACATCAATGTTCAATCCGGAAAATGGGAACCTGATCCATCCGGAGCCAAGAGCTGCATTGGAACAAAAGAGGGAATTCTACAATACTGCCAAGag GTGTATCCTGAGCTTCAGATCACTAATGTTGTGGAGGCGAATCAGCCGGTGAGCATCAGTGATTGGTGCAAGAAAGGTCGCAAACAGTGTCGCAGTCACGTGCACATCGTAGTGCCATACCGCTGTCTGG tCGGAGAGTTTGTGAGCGATGCTCTGCTGGTTCCTGATAAGTGTAAGTTTTTACATCAGGAGCGTATGGACATGTGTGAGAGTCACCTGCACTGGCACACCGTCGCCAAAGAG tcTTGCGGTGACCGTAGCATGAATCTCCATGACTACGGGATGCTGTTGCCATGCGGTATCGACCGTTTCCGTGGCGTCGAGTTCGTTTGCTGCCCTGCGGAGACAGAGAAGGAGTCGGACAGCGCTGCTGTTGGCGAAGATGACTCAGATGTGTGGTGGGGCGGTCCTGAGGCAGACTACACTGAGAACAG CGTGACCGCAGACACTGAGCCCGCTGCAGTTGAAGATGATGAAGATGCTGATGAAGAACAAGAGGTTCTGGACAATGACCAGGATGGAGACGAAAATGAAGACGAGGACGATGAGGTCGCAGTCGACGAACGCAGCGACAACCGGCAGAGCACCAGTGTTGCCATGACGACCACCACAACCACCACCACCACAGAGTCAGTAGAGGAGGTGGTCAGag AGGTTTGTTTTGCGAGCGCAGAGACAGGACCCTGCAGGGCGATGTTGCCCCGCTGGTATTTTGTGCGTGAGGAGGGCCGATGTGCGCCCTTCATCTATGGAGGCTGTGGAGGAAACCGCAATAACTTTGAATCTGAGAAGTATTGTGTGTCTGTCTGCGGTGGATTGT TGCCCACACCTTCATCCAGTCCTCCAGACGCTGTGGATCGATACCTGGAGACCCCTGCAGATGAAAATGAGCACTCACATTTCCTTAAAGCCAAGGAGAGTTTGGAGGGCAGACATCGTGAACGTATGTCTCAG GTGATGAGGGAATGGGAAGAAGCTGAGAGACAAGCCAAGAGTCTGCCACGTAATGACAAGAAGGCTGTGATCCAG CGCTTTCAGGAGAAGGTTGAGGCGTTGGAGCAGGAGGCGGCCAGCGAGCGACAGCAGTTAGTAGAGACGCACATGGCTCGTGTTGAGGCTTTACTCAATGACAGACGTCGTCTGGCTCTGGAGAGTTATCTCGCCGCCCTACAGGCAGATCCACCCAGA CCGTGGCACGTCTTCAGTCTGTTGAAGAAATACGTGCGTACCGAGCAGAAGGACAGACAGCATACGCTTAAACACTTTGAACACGTTCGCATGGTCGACCCCAAGAAAGCGGCTCAGATTCGTCCACAG GTGTTGACCCATCTGCGTGTCATTGAAGAGAGAATGAATCAGTCCCTCGGGCTGCTGTATAAGGTACCGGGAGTCGCTGATGAAATTCAAGACCAAGTTG AGGTCCTGCAGCGAGAACAGAAGGAGATGTTTGCTCAGCTGGCCAATCTGCAGAGCGATGTGAGGATGAGTTACGGTAATGATGCCCTGATGCCCGACAGCACCGCCGGTCTGGACCTGCTGCCTGCCGAGAACTCGCAAGGGTTCGGCTTCATTCATCCAGAGAGCTTCAATCAACCTAACACACAGAACGAGG TTGAACCTGTAGATGCTCGTCCTGTTCCTGACAGAGGCTTTCCGACCCGAGCAG TGTCTGGACTGAAGTCTGAAGACGTTCCTGAACTACGGATGGAAGCACAGGAGAGACACAGTGAAGTTTACCATCAGAAACTG GTCTTCTTTGCAGAAGATGTGAGCTCTAATAAAGGAGCTATTATTGGCCTGATGGTCGGAGGAGTTGTCATAGCAACCATCATCGTCATCACTCTGATGATGTTGAGGAAGAAACAGTACACATCCATCCATCACGGTATCATCGAG GTGGATGCTGCTGTGACTCCAGAGGAACGTCACCTGTCAAAGATGCAGCAGAACGGATACGAGAACCCCACCTACAAGTTCTTTGAGCAGATACAGAACTGA
- the atp5pf gene encoding ATP synthase-coupling factor 6, mitochondrial, with translation MALHGLFRLSSLFRSAVTVTLRRNIGLSAVLFNKAKDLDPVQKLFVDKIREYNSKSKTSGGVVDAGPAYQKNLTDEINKLQRLYGGGDLTKFPDFQFPEPKLEEVAAK, from the exons ATGGCTCTTCATGGACTTTTCCGGCTGTCGTCTCTCTTTCGTTCAGCTGTGACTGTGACTCTTCGCAGGAACATCGGCCTCTCCGCTGTCCTCTTCAACAAAGCTAAAGATCTGGACCCTGTACAGAAGCTCTTTGTGGATAAGATCCGCGAGTACAACTCCAAGAGCAA GACTTCAGGTGGTGTGGTTGACGCTGGTCCAGCTTACCAGAAGAACCTGACAGATGAGATCAACAAACTCCAGAGGTTATATGGTGGAGGAGACCTAACAAAATTCCCAGACTTTCAATTCCCAG AGCCCAAACTGGAGGAGGTGGCGGCTAAATAA
- the jam2a gene encoding junctional adhesion molecule 2A: protein MCVNLYSGSSAAVLSGLVEMMDLSLVLLVLIQSVGVAPVTVTSRTPVVQVQEYLDAELSCEFKTERDPNPRIEWKKKDKEVSFVYFKGDFTGRFQGRAEINGAMVQLRRVTQADAGEYRCEVSAALDTIKLGEANVTLKVLVPPQTPSCDIPSSALTGSQVKLHCRDQHSIPPASYTWFKDKKPLILRPANATYTIDELTGVLLFQTVSRSDTGHYYCEAKNGVGTPKRCESTHMQIDDLNVSAVITGVVLVCVLVVLCTFGVWYAHRQGYFSRHRGRSFWITECHSVAHISSQNLNRTEHIQQSGYSHPPQDVKDFKHTQSFML, encoded by the exons atgtgtgtaaatcTGTATAGTGGATCTTCTGCAGCAGTGTTGAGTGGATTGGTGGAGATGATGGATCTGTCACTGgttttactggttttaattcAGA GTGTGGGCGTCGCCCCAGTCACTGTCACCAGCCGCACTCCAGTAGTTCAGGTGCAGGAATATTTAG ACGCTGAGCTCTCCTGTGAGTTTAAGACCGAGCGTGACCCCAATCCTCGCATCGAGTGGAAGAAGAAGGATAAGGAGGTGTCGTTTGTTTACTTTAAAGGAGATTTCACAG GGCGTTTTCAGGGTCGTGCAGAGATTAATGGAGCCATGGTACAACTGCGCAGAGTGACTCAGGCAGATGCAGGCGAGTATCGCTGTGAGGTCAGCGCCGCCCTCGACACCATTAAACTAGGAGAGGCAAACGTCACACTGAAGGTTCTGG TCCCACCCCAAACCCCATCATGTGACATCCCGAGCTCTGCCCTTACGGGCTCGCAGGTGAAGCTGCACTGTAGAGACCAACACAGCATCCCTCCAGCCAGTTACACCTGGTTCAAAGATAAGAAGCCTCTGATCCTACGACCTGCAAATGCCACATATACAATCGATGAGCTGACCGGTGTGCTG CTCTTTCAGACAGTAAGCAGATCTGATACAGGCCATTATTATTGTGAGGCCAAAAATGGTGTTGGAACTCCAAAGCGCTGTGAGAGCACACACATGCAGATTG ATGATCTGAATGTTTCAGCTGTGATAACTGGAGTTGTTCTCGTGTGTGTTCTTGTGgtattgtgcacttttggagTCTGGTATGCCCATCGGCAGGGATATTTCAGCC GACACAGAGGAAG GTCATTCTGGATCACAGAGTGTCACAGTGTGGCACACATAAGCAGTCAGAACCTCAACAGAACTGAGCACAT CCAACAGTCAGGTTACAGTCACCCTCCACAGGAT GTTAAGGATTTCAAACACACTCAATCGTTCATGTTGTGA